One genomic window of Cannabis sativa cultivar Pink pepper isolate KNU-18-1 chromosome 2, ASM2916894v1, whole genome shotgun sequence includes the following:
- the LOC115719244 gene encoding probable E3 ubiquitin-protein ligase LUL2 isoform X1, with translation MGNVGSNSVGRRRNRNNSTPANQHSPPPPPPPPPPETTGNRYVFAAATPYPSQYPNPNPPPYYHHHPIYYQPPPVPSLFRGGGMYPGPGPVNGNWVGPQYPYGAPVPHPGAGPYMDHQKAVTIRNDVNVKKETLKVEPDEENPGKFLVAFTFDATAPGSITVMFFAKEDLDCNLEVTKESLLKPVTVPFEQGLGQKFRQPAGTGIDFSMFDESELIKGNDTEIYPLVVRAEACPLNQNEQESDASSAGNSQITQAVFEKDKGVYQVRVMKQILWVNKMRYELQEIYGIGNTVDDGDFDGNDSGKECVICLSEPRDTTVLPCRHMCMCSGCAKVLRFQTDRCPICRQPVERLLEIKVNNGPDGNNKQAVPDSGTV, from the exons ATGGGAAACGTCGGAAGCAATAGCGTTGGTCGTCGGAGGAATCGTAACAATTCAACTCCGGCGAATCAACACTCTCCACCACCTCCTCCTCCTCCGCCGCCGCCGGAAACTACTGGGAATAGATATGTTTTCGCTGCTGCCACTCCTTACCCATCTCAATACCCAAACCCTAATCCACCGCCTTACTATCACCACCACCCGATTTACTACCAGCCACCGCCTGTTCCGTCTCTGTTTCGCGGTGGCGGGATGTACCCGGGTCCGGGCCCTGTTAATGGTAACTGGGTCGGGCCTCAGTACCCTTACGGAGCCCCGGTTCCTCATCCGGGTGCTGGTCCATATATGGATCATCAGAAAGCTGTTACTATAAGGAATGATGTCAATGTGAAGAAGGAGACTCTAAAGGTCGAGCCTGATGAGGAGAATCCGGGAAAGTTTCTAGTTGCTTTCACTTTTGATGCCACAGCTCCTGGAAG CATTACAGTTATGTTTTTCGCTAAAGAAGATCTAGATTGCAACCTCGAGGTTACAAAGGAAAGCTTGCTTAAACCAGTCACTGTGCCTTTTGAGCAAGGCCTTGGTCAGAAGTTTAGACAACCTGCTGGAACTGGAATTGACTTCTCAATGTTTGATGAGTCTGAGTTGATTAAGGGGAATGATACCGAGATCTATCCTCTTGTTGTGAGGGCTGAAGCATGCCCATTAAACCAGAATGAGCAAGAATCTGATGCAAGTTCAGCTGGAAATTCTCAGATCACTCAGGCAGTGTTTGAAAAAGACAAAGGTGTATACCAGGTGCGGGTGATGAAGCAGATTTTGTGGGTGAATAAGATGAGATACGAGCTGCAAGAGATCTATGGAATTGGGAATACAGTTGATGATGGTGATTTTGATGGGAATGATTCTGGAAAAGAATGTGTGATTTGCTTGTCAGAACCCCGAGACACAACCGTTCTTCCTTGTCGCCACATG TGCATGTGTAGCGGCTGTGCTAAGGTTCTGAGGTTCCAGACAGACCGATGTCCCATCTGCAGGCAACCAGTCGAGCGACTCCTGGAAATCAAAGTAAACAATGGTCCAGATGG TAATAACAAACAGGCAGTCCCGGATTCAGGCACAGTATAG
- the LOC115719244 gene encoding probable E3 ubiquitin-protein ligase LOG2 isoform X2, whose protein sequence is MGNVGSNSVGRRRNRNNSTPANQHSPPPPPPPPPPETTGNRYVFAAATPYPSQYPNPNPPPYYHHHPIYYQPPPVPSLFRGGGMYPGPGPVNGNWVGPQYPYGAPVPHPGAGPYMDHQKAVTIRNDVNVKKETLKVEPDEENPGKFLVAFTFDATAPGSITVMFFAKEDLDCNLEVTKESLLKPVTVPFEQGLGQKFRQPAGTGIDFSMFDESELIKGNDTEIYPLVVRAEACPLNQNEQESDASSAGNSQITQAVFEKDKGVYQVRVMKQILWVNKMRYELQEIYGIGNTVDDGDFDGNDSGKECVICLSEPRDTTVLPCRHMCMCSGCAKVLRFQTDRCPICRQPVERLLEIKVNNGPDG, encoded by the exons ATGGGAAACGTCGGAAGCAATAGCGTTGGTCGTCGGAGGAATCGTAACAATTCAACTCCGGCGAATCAACACTCTCCACCACCTCCTCCTCCTCCGCCGCCGCCGGAAACTACTGGGAATAGATATGTTTTCGCTGCTGCCACTCCTTACCCATCTCAATACCCAAACCCTAATCCACCGCCTTACTATCACCACCACCCGATTTACTACCAGCCACCGCCTGTTCCGTCTCTGTTTCGCGGTGGCGGGATGTACCCGGGTCCGGGCCCTGTTAATGGTAACTGGGTCGGGCCTCAGTACCCTTACGGAGCCCCGGTTCCTCATCCGGGTGCTGGTCCATATATGGATCATCAGAAAGCTGTTACTATAAGGAATGATGTCAATGTGAAGAAGGAGACTCTAAAGGTCGAGCCTGATGAGGAGAATCCGGGAAAGTTTCTAGTTGCTTTCACTTTTGATGCCACAGCTCCTGGAAG CATTACAGTTATGTTTTTCGCTAAAGAAGATCTAGATTGCAACCTCGAGGTTACAAAGGAAAGCTTGCTTAAACCAGTCACTGTGCCTTTTGAGCAAGGCCTTGGTCAGAAGTTTAGACAACCTGCTGGAACTGGAATTGACTTCTCAATGTTTGATGAGTCTGAGTTGATTAAGGGGAATGATACCGAGATCTATCCTCTTGTTGTGAGGGCTGAAGCATGCCCATTAAACCAGAATGAGCAAGAATCTGATGCAAGTTCAGCTGGAAATTCTCAGATCACTCAGGCAGTGTTTGAAAAAGACAAAGGTGTATACCAGGTGCGGGTGATGAAGCAGATTTTGTGGGTGAATAAGATGAGATACGAGCTGCAAGAGATCTATGGAATTGGGAATACAGTTGATGATGGTGATTTTGATGGGAATGATTCTGGAAAAGAATGTGTGATTTGCTTGTCAGAACCCCGAGACACAACCGTTCTTCCTTGTCGCCACATG TGCATGTGTAGCGGCTGTGCTAAGGTTCTGAGGTTCCAGACAGACCGATGTCCCATCTGCAGGCAACCAGTCGAGCGACTCCTGGAAATCAAAGTAAACAATGGTCCAGATGGGTGA
- the LOC115719403 gene encoding zinc finger CCCH domain-containing protein 24 yields the protein MAAPSPTNEPLPTQTLTKPNDSLPDQPSDAALTDDTPLGEKRKREDDQKDQEPNPTNPSATPLWKTSLCSFFRRQSGSCSHGSTCRYAHGEEELRQRPDNTWDPTSERAKKVQKKSEDEEKPVASVSNEVIMMTETVGGDEDEDGDADGDGDGVGLDPVLSKCLVHLPRNWRTETLKSFLSEQGIPFKSSKKKKGMTVGFVSFESVEQLKTALEQLEGKSIGNKSIKVADVIPRSFEKNIKPTTAFPQNGQETGKPVISGDDGDVSVTLNGAQNVDGNEDNSTVNGSVTSVRSVRDAVTPLAHMAYSDQLEQKKMSNMQILKRLTRNARKACPNGVSLPEWILKSREIGGLPCILEGILPSPVINGYRNKCEFSVGYSLQGKITVGFMLGNFREGVTAVEEPINCPNVSTIACKYASIFQEFLQHSDLPVWNRFKNTGFWRQLTVREGRRPETTIDSENPEANIAEVLLMVQVSTMSFDEALVASEFEKLTQAFSAGAAASVPSLPLTALVVQDHQGISNVAPADAPLRQLPLGKEPDVPEMEADKNLVDPRIHDYISNLKFCISPTAFFQVNSLAAEKLYSLAGDWAGLGPDTLLFDICCGTGTIGLTLAHRVGMVVGVEMNASAISDAHRNAEINGIKNCRFVCAKAEDVMGSLLKEYMNATQLQDECQISEGAVEVNCTTEEKDGCQISEGVVEVSCTTEEKVECPISEGVVEVSSITEEKDILVNNAEDPERSSCLSAADSIQEPGESSNQELQNVNIASEGPREPDSQLQSNCQSVNVNSPVQRFKNVVAIVDPPRGGLHPTVIKVIRTNPLLRRLVYISCNPESLVANAIELCTPSAEKTEKGNRNNRGWRNMSAAGLARNRAKSMPHSEPFRPVKSMAVDLFPHTVHCEMVMLLER from the exons ATGGCGGCACCATCTCCCACCAACGAACCACTTCCAACTCAAACCCTAACCAAACCCAATGATTCACTCCCAGACCAACCTTCCGACGCTGCATTAACCGATGATACTCCTCTCGGCGAGAAGCGCAAGAGGGAGGACGATCAGAAGGACCAGGAACCTAACCCTACTAACCCTTCAGCCACTCCTCTCTGGAAGACCAGTCTATGCTCCTTCTTCCGCCGTCAATCGGGCTCTTGCAGCCACGGAAGTACCTGCCGCTACGCTCACGGCGAGGAAGAGCTCCGTCAGCGTCCCGATAATACGTGGGACCCGACCTCGGAGCGTGCCAAGAAGGTACAGAAGAAATCCGAGGATGAAGAGAAGCCTGTGGCTTCGGTTTCGAATGAGGTGATAATGATGACGGAGACTGTGGGTGGCGATGAGGATGAGGATGGGGATGCAGATGGTGATGGTGATGGTGTTGGGTTGGACCCTGTGCTTAGCAAATGTCTGGTTCATTTACCTAGAAATTGGAGGACTGAGACTCTTAAGAGCTTTCTTAGTGAGCAG ggaattccttttaagtcttcgaagaagaagaaaggcaTGACTGTAGGTTTTGTGAGTTTTGAAAGTGTGGAACAGTTAAAAACTGCTTTGGAG CAATTGGAAGGGAAGTCCATTGGGAACAAAAGTATAAAGGTTGCCGATGTTATTCCTCGATCGTTCGAGAAGAATATTAAACCAACAACTGCCTTCCCACAAAACGGCCAGGAAACTGGCAAACCTGTCATATCCGGGGATGATGGGGATGTCTCTGTTACCTTAAATGGGGCTCAGAATGTTGATGGTAATGAAGACAATTCAACAGTTAATGGTTCGGTGACTAGCGTAAGAAGTGTTAGAGATGCCGTGACTCCCCTTGCCCATATGGCCTACAGTGATCAATTGGAGCAAAAAAAGATGTCTAATATGCAGATTCTCAAAAGACTT ACTAGAAATGCACGTAAAGCTTGTCCTAATGGTGTTTCACTTCCAGAATGGATTCTCAAGTCTAGAGAAATAG GTGGTCTCCCATGCATTTTAGAGGGTATACTACCATCTCCAGTTATAAATGGATACCGTAACAAGTGCGAGTTTTCTGTTGGATATTCACTTCAAGGAAAAATAACAGTGGGCTTTATGCTTGGAAATTTCag GGAGGGTGTGACAGCAGTTGAAGAACCTATAAACTGCCCTAATGTTTCTACAATCGCTTGCAAATATGCTTCAATCTTTCAGGAGTTTCTTCAGCATTCAGACTTACCGGTTTGGAACCGATTTAAGAATACTGGATTTTGGCGTCAATTAACG GTTCGAGAAGGAAGGAGACCGGAAACAACTATTGATTCTGAAAACCCAGAAGCCAACATTGCCGAGGTCTTACTTATGGTTCAG GTTTCCACCATGAGCTTTGATGAGGCATTGGTGGCTAGTGAATTTGAGAAACTTACTCAAGCATTTTCTGCAGGAGCTGCAGCAAGTGTTCCTTCTTTGCCTCTAACAGCTTTAGTTGTTCAG gaTCATCAAGGAATATCAAATGTTGCACCAGCTGATGCACCACTAAGGCAACTCCCATTGGGTAAAGAGCCAGATGTTCCAGAAATGGAAGCAGACAAAAATCTAGTAGACCCAAGAATTCATGATTACATAAGCAATCTTAAATTCTGTATCTCACCCACAGCTTTCTTTCAG GTGAATTCCCTTGCTGCTGAAAAGCTTTACTCGCTTGCTGGGGATTGGGCAGGTTTGGGTCCTGATACTTTGCTATTTGATATCTGCTGTGGAACTGGAACAATTGGGCTCACCTTAGCACATCGTGTGGGTATG GTTGTGGGTGTTGAAATGAATGCTTCTGCAATTTCTGATGCTCATAGAAATGCTGAAATCAATGGCATAAAGAATTGTAGATTTGTTTGTGCGAAG GCAGAAGATGTTATGGGGTCATTGTTGAAGGAGTACATGAATGCCACTCAGCTACAAGATGAGTGCCAAATATCTGAAGGGGCTGTTGAAGTAAACTGCACAACCGAAGAAAAAGATGGGTGCCAAATATCTGAAGGGGTTGTTGAAGTAAGCTGCACAACCGAAGAAAAAGTTGAGTGCCCAATATCTGAAGGGGTTGTTGAAGTAAGTTCCATAACCGAAGAAAAAGATATTTTGGTTAACAATGCAGAGGATCCTGAAAGGAGCTCTTGTCTCTCAGCAGCAGACAGTATACAAGAGCCTGGAGAAAGCTCCAACCAAGAGCTGCAGAATGTAAATATTGCATCTGAAGGCCCTCGGGAACCAGATAGCCAACTTCAAAGCAATTGCCAGTCTGTAAATGTGAATTCCCCGGTGCAGCGCTTCAAAAATGTTGTTGCAATAGTTGATCCTCCACGTGGCGGGCTTCATCCCACT GTGATCAAAGTTATAAGAACCAATCCACTTTTACGAAGACTAGT TTACATTTCCTGCAACCCTGAGAGCTTAGTGGCTAATGCTATTGAGCTCTGCACACCATCTGCCGAGAAAACCGAGAAAGGAAATAGGAACAACAGAGGATGGAGAAACATGAGCGCTGCTGGTCTAGCCCGAAACAGGGCCAAGTCAATGCCCCATTCCGAGCCCTTCCGACCTGTAAAATCTATGGCTGTTGACCTTTTCCCACACACCGTTCACTGCGAAATGGTGATGCTACTTGAGAGGTAG